The Armatimonadota bacterium sequence GTTTCAAATCGTCGGCGACCAAGAAGTACTGAACCTCGGTCTTCTCCTTGCCGGCCTTCTGCTGAAGCTCCAGGATGGCTTGGATGATCTTCTGGTTCTCCCTCTGCGCCAGATCGATCGCCTCAAGCATCTCGCTCTCAGAAAACTCATCGGCGTCCGCCTCGATCATCACCGGATTGTCGTTGAGGCTCGCCACGACCAGATTCAGATCGCTAGCGGCCAATTGCTCGCCCGAGGGCGAGACGATCAGCTGCCCGTCGATTCGGCCGATGCGCGTAGCGGCGATCGGTCCGTTCCAAGGAATGTTGGAGATGCTCAGCGCGGCAGAGGCGCCGCACAGCGCGAGCATCTCTGGCATGGCCTCGTAATCGACGCTGTAAGGCATCGCCACAACCTGCACTTCGTTGCGCATGCCTTTGGGAAAAAGGGGCCGCACCGACCGGTCGATCAGCCGCGACTTGATCACGGCCTCGTCGGTCGGTCGTCCGCCCCGCTTAATAAATCCGCCCGGAATGCGACCGATGGCGTACTTGCGCTCTTCGTAATCGCACGTCAGGGGGAAGAAATCGATCTCGGTTCGAGCCTTGGGGCTCATGGTGGCGGTTACCAGCAAGAACGTGTCGCCCTGCCGGACCACCACTGCGCCGGAAGCCTGATTGGCTAGCTCTCCGGTCTCAAATGTGGTTAACTTGCCGCCGATCTCTACGGCGACTTGGTGTACGTTTGGCACCCAGGTTACCTCCTGTGGGTTTCTTAGAGTCGGCTGCGAATGCCGAGCCTTTCCACCAGTTGGCGGTATCTCTGGATGTCGCGCTTGGCAAGATAGTTGAGCAATCGTTTTCGCTGACCGACCAGTTGCAAGAGCCCTCGGCGGGAATGGTGATCCTGCTTATGGGCTTTCAGATGTTCGGTCAGGTAAGCGATCCGAGCCGACATGAGCGCGATTTGAACATCGGGCGAACCGGTGTCGGATTCGTGCGTCTTGTACTCGCTAATGATGCTCTCTTTTTGTTCCAAGCTCAACGGCATGCGCTGAACCTCCTCGCTTATCGTCTATCGCGAGGTCTGGTCGTTGCCGTTTTGGCAAAGCTCCAATAGAGCCTTGACACAACGGCACCGCTATCCCCGCTTGATGGGGAGTATACCTGATTAGTGCAACTCCCTTAACCTATACCAAGATTCCAGGTCGAAGGTCAGCAGATGGACCGGAGACGACGACGCAACCACGGAGCCTTTCGCCAAGTAGCGCGGGCGTTGGAAGTGGAAGGTCTCCGTCCACTTGGGATTCCACTCCATAAGACTAACGAGCGTCTCGGTCTGACCGCTGAGATGTCGCGCAGAGAGACGATACGGCTGGCCCGCCTTCCCATCGACCGGCAATGCCATGACCAAGACGCACGAATCGGCGATAAGACGAGAACCAGACCCCAAAAAGAGCGTCTTGGGCGAAGCGATGGGTCGGTTTTGATCGGCAACCAGCCCGATCGCAATCTCGGCATCTTCCTCGCGCCCCGTTCTCAGATACTGAACCCGCGCGACCAACTCCGAGCCCCGAGGCGCGCGAACCGCGACCCCTGCCCCCAGGGCCATCGGTCCAAACCCAGAAGTCCATGCGCCGACGAATCCCTGATCTGCCCCCTTGCGCCAAAACAGCTGCAAGTGGTGCGCCGATTTGGGCGCTGAAGGCAAGACATCGACCGAACGGATATAGATCTCCCTGCCGAACGGCAGCCGATAAGTCCTCACCGCCTCCTCGCCCGTTGCGCCGACCGTTTCCCCGACGCCCGCCTTCAGCACAATGTCGGGATGCCCGACGGTCCATCGCTCAGCGGTCAGCGTAGGGATCGGCCTGTCGTCGCCTTCGCCTTTAGGCGCGCCGGATAGCGCCCAATCTTGCAAGGCCTTGATCTCGTGATCGGTCAGTCGCAAGCCCGCAACGCCGTCGAACGGACCACCCTCCGCATTGATGGGCGGCATCGCGCGCCGAGCGGCATAAGCGGCGATCTCCGTGCGCCAACGAAAGGCATCTTCGTACGTTCTCAAGGCGAAGGGCGCGACGCTGCCGGGCGCGTGGCAGGGCGAGCAGTTCTTGGCCAGTATCGGCCTCACGTCGGCCAGATAGGTCGGCGCGATGGTCGAAGCAAACCCAAACGACCAAACGCAGGCGACGGCGATAAGCCTAATCGGACGAAGATTGGAACGCCGCCATGGCCAGCGCCAAATCGTCATCGCTCACCTTGCCATCCCTGTTTAGGTCGGTCGCTGGGTCGTTTAGATTCCAGCGCAAAACCCACTCGGCCGCACTGCCAGGTCGAAGCGACAGCCTAACCGATGCATGGCGCCGAACGGCCTCCGCGCTTCCTGTCAGCAGCCCATTGAGCGCCTTGACACGGACCTCGAATCGGGGCTCGTCTATGGTCGGTTTTAGCGCGATCTCTGCCCGTCCACCCGCGACCGCGGTCGCATTAGCCGTATATCGCCTAGGCGCCGCGCTGCCTTCACAGGAAGCGACTTCAACTTCGTAACTCGCCCCTTCGATCGCGCCGTCTATCGACAAGGTCATCAGGTCGCCCGTCTGGCGCTTTACCTGAATCCATCCAGCAACGGACGGCACGACCATGCCTCCGGCATCCGGCGCGTAGGCCGTCAAAAAGACCATGTACCAGCCGGGCGGCGCGATCAGCGGATCGAAGGGCGCGGTAACCTGCAGGCTGTACCGCCCGTTGCCCAGATGCTCCGCTTCGTATTTCAGCCGGATCATTCGCTGCTCGTTGTCCCATGCGTGCGTGGCGCTGCCCGGACGCATGAGCGAGACGGACTGAATTTGCCAATCGGCCGAGGGCAATGCGGCGCTCATCGAGACGATCTGGCCATAGTCCAGCTCTTCCGACGGATTGATCGACAGGATGCGGGGTCGCTCGTTCGCGCTTCTCAGGGTGTTGTCCGGCTTGTAAAAGTAGGGCGGCTTGTAGATGGCCGGATAGGTGTTGTTCATGATCGGTCGAGAGGTCAGGTTGGTGCCCGTCATCAGCACCGATCCATCGGGCAGCAACAATCCCGATGAATGGTAAGTGCGGGCGCCATCGACGGTCAGATTCGCGTCTCGATCTTGCGAATCCATGCTGCGACGCGGCTCCCATTTCGAGCGATACCAACCGAAAACTGGGTCGGGAGTCAGCGAGAGCGAGGTTAGGGCGATGTCGCTCACCTCGTATTTGCAGTTAAAGTCATTGGATTTCTTTTGGCCGCCAAAGACGAACATCTCGCTGTTGGGCAGCAACACCGCGTTGATGTGTTGGCGAGCCTGATCCATCTCGGGTACGCGATAATACTTGAGCCTATCGTGGTGATACTCCAAAATCTCGGCCGTCGCCCAGGTAGAGCAGGTCGCTTGCGCGCTGCCTCCCAAAGTTACGACCGTGGGCAACGATTGCTCGACCGCATTCTGAGGGTTCAGTTTATCAACGCGGGGCAACAGCACGCTGGAACCGTAGAACCGATAGACCCGCTTGTCGTGCGTGCCCCGAACGCAATCGAAGCCCTCCTCGACTTTGTAAGGATCCATACGGTGAGTGGGCACGTCGGGTCCGGTGTAGACGATCGAGCCTGTCAGATTGCCAAACAGATCGGGATAGGTAACCGTGTGCAAGCGCGGATAGAAGTTGCCAAGCCGGCGCATTCGGTCGGAAAAGGTGTCGGGGCAATCTTTGAGAGACTTCAGCGAATAGGCCGTCAACAGGCCGTCCGGACCATGATACGGATCGAACACTTCATAAGTCTGCGTGTAGCCGGAAGAGTCGAATATGACGCCGCCCACGATTAGAACCCTGCCATCGGGCAGCGTTAAGCAAGTCGGATACCAGCGCGGTTCGGCCATTCCCACATAGCCGGTAACGCCAGGATCGCCCAAAATGCCGCTCCAACCGAACGGATCGGTGTTCCAATTGAGGCCCTGAAGATCGAAGATGTAAGCAGCCTTGATCCCTTCGAATCGAGTACTGCCCGCCCTTAGGCTGGTATTGGGATAGTGGCCGCCCGCAACGAACAATCTGCCATCCTCCAACAGCGTGTGTCCCGAACAGAAGAGGTTGCCCTGGTGAAGCCGATCGGTCTTGTCGCCGTTGGGCAATGGGTCGGTGCGGAATCGCACTCGGCCATATTTGAATCGCTCTCGGAGGGCAGGATTGGGATGCTCCGCAGGGTTCCAAAGCATGTAGGAGCACCAGTTGACGAACTTCTCTTCGGGGCCGGGATTCGATACAAAGAACTGTCCTCGGCCCCACAGTATGACCGTCCCTCGCGGCAGTACGCTACCGTCCACGTCGGTCATCGGGCGAGGCAGCAGCGTGGCATGAATGCCAAAAACGTCCCGGTTCATCCACTCGGGCGGCGCTAGTTGCGATGGTCCGTCCCACGGATAGCCTGGTTCGCGCAAAAGGGCGTTGTTCAGCCAACTTCCCAGGTTGTGATCCTGTCGCCAGCGCACATGCGGGCGCGTCGGCTCATAGGTCGAAGTCGGCATCTCCACCGACCCGTGAACAAAATTGGTCTCTTGCGCGGCTGCGAACGCTGTACAGATTCCTAATAGGGCTACGAATGCTCCCCTGTTCATATCCATCCTCCATGTAATAGTGTACTACGGAAATGTGATCGCGCTGTGATCGCCCAGCATTAACTGTAAAGTCCTTGAGGGTCGAGAGCCTCCCTTTACTTGGACGCCCTGACCGATGAGCGAGTTCTCGATCCGCGCAGAGAGGTTCTCGAGATGGCTGTCGTCCAAGACGATGCTGAACTCGATCTCCGCGTTGATCAGACGGCATCGGCGGCCAATGGCGGTGAACGGACCGACGAACGCGCCTTGAAGCACAGAATCGGCGCCGATGCAGACCGGACCGCGAATGACGCAATCGGTGATCTGGGCGCCTCTTTCGACAATAACCCGACCGCTCAATTGAGAGTTTACAACCTGGCCTTCGTTAAGCGGCTCGGCGTCTTCGAGGGTCAGTCGGTTGGCCTCTAAGAGCGCCTCAAGGCTGCCGGTGTCCTTCCACCAGCCTGTTACCTGCTTGGCGTTGACCTGTTTGCCATTGTCGATCAGCCATTGGATGGCGTCGGTGATCTCCAGTTCGCCCCGGGCCGACGGCGAGATGGCGCGCGCCGCCTGAAAGATGGTCGAATCGAACAGGTAGACGCCCACCAGCGCCAAGTCGGATTTGGGTTGCGCGGGCTTTTCGATCAACCGCACAACCTGGTCGCCGCTCAGCTCTGCCACGCCAAAGTCTTGCGGATTCGGCACCTTTGCCAGCAGTATCAGAGCGTTGGGCCGCGCCCGTTCGAACTCTTGTACGAACTCGGTAACGCCGTGCTTGACGATGTTGTCTCCCAGGTACATGACGAACGGCGAGCCTTGCAAATAGGGCTCTGCTGTCAGCACGGCGTGCGCGAGGCCCAATGGCTGAGGCTGATGAATGTAGGTAACGCACAATCCCCATTGCGAGCCGTCGTCCACTGCGCGCTTGATCTCGTCGGCCGTGTCGCCCACAATGATGCCGACCTCTCTGACGCCCGCATCGCGCATCGCCTCCAAGCCGTAAAAAAGCGTCGGCTTGTTGGCCACGGGCACCAACTGCTTGGCCATGCTGTGGGTGATCGGCCTAAGGCGCGTGCCTTTGCCGCCCGAGAGTATAAGCGCCTTCATTCGATCATTGCGAGCCTTTAACGTGCTTGTTCAACCACTCCGTTACCTTGACCAACATCGTTGGCGGGGGGATGTGGCCGCCCTTGTACCAAACGATCTCTTTCGGCTCCCTGGCCGCTTCGTGCAGGGCGCGGTTCGAGTCGGGCGGCACTACGTCGTCGGCATCGCCATTGATAAACAACACCGGACGAGGCGAAATCATTCCCACATAATGCACAGGATCGACCGCGTCCATCGCCTTGAGCGCCTGTGCGACTCGATCGTTCTGGCCTTCTATCGCTCTCAAGGGCGAAAGGACGCTCTTTTCCATCAAGACCTTGTAGTTTCCGCCTGCGACCAAAAGCACGGGCGCTTTGACTCTGGGCTCGACCCCTGCAAAGATCGCGCCCAAGATGCCGCCCATGCTGGCGCCGATGTAGCCGATTCGATTTGGATCGATGTCGGGACGCGATTCGAGATAATCGACCGCGCGGCGGAGATCGACTACGGTTTGGGCCAAGGCATCGCGCGAATAGTAGGCGTTGACGCCAAAGATCGCCTCGGTATCGGGTCCTTTCCGGTCGCCATGATTGGCCGCATCGATAGCAAAGAGCGCGTACCCCTGCGCCGTCAGCATCGGCCACATGGCCTTGAACATCGTTTTGTTGCCGCCCAACCCATGCATAAGGATGATGCAAGGCAGCTTCTCGCCCTCTTTGCCGTTCGGCAGAACGAGATAGCCGGGCACGCGATTGTCCCGAGCCGAGCGATAGGTAACCAAGTACGACTTGTAGCCAGCGGTCGATTCGGCCTCTTTCACATCCGGCTTGAGCGCCAATTCGCGGTCGTAGGCGAAAAGTTCTGTCGCAGCGAACTTATGGCCTGACGGTTGGGCGCATCCGGTTAGAAAGAGCGACCAGACGATTACAAACGATAAGAGCGGACGATGCATGGTGCGGCCTCCTTTTCCTTACGATTCAATGCGTATCTCGGCTTCTCCTTCTGAGGCTCAGCGATTGAAGGAGCACTCGGAAGAAGAAGACCGCCTGGCTCAGGTACCGCTTCCACAGATAGCCGGGCTGCTGGGTAAGCCGATAGAGCCACTCCAATCCGTTGCGCTGCATCCATAGCGGCGCCCTCTTGTACAGGCCCGAAACGATGTCCAGCGCGCCGCCGCAACCCATAGCAACCTTGGCGCCGGTGAGCGCTTGATACCGATCGATCCAGAAATCTTGCCGCGGCGCGCCCAAAGCGACGAACAAGATGTCCGGCTTGGCCTTTGCGACCTCCGTAGCGATCGCACGGTTGGCTTCGTCATCGGTTAACTCGATCTGAGGGCCGTGTCCATAGATTTGGAGGCCGGGATAGCGCTCTGTCAACCGATCTCGCGCCGCTTGGTTCACATCGGGCATTGCGCCCAAGAGGTAGACGCGCCAACCCTTATCTGCCGCCATTTGGCAAAGGCGCTCCAGAATGTCCGTGCCGTTGACGCGACCGGGCAACGGCTGTTTGAGTAGTTTTGATGCCCATATAAGCGGCACGCCGTCAGCAACGTTGAGCGTCCGATTGAGAAGTTCTTGGTAATCGCGGTTCGCCCTTGCTTTTTGCAAAAAGTCTAAGTTGCACGTCGTAATCTGCAACTTATCGTCCTCTTCGATGGCTTGCTGGCAAAGCACGATCGTCTCTTCGAACGAAACCCGGCGCACCAAAACGCCTAAGATGTCGGCGGCAGGCAAGTCGGCAGGGCAGGTCATTTTCCTTGTGCAGAGCCATGGCCGAGCAGGTCGTCATAAAGCCTTACGAGGTTGGGCCAGTTGTGCTCCCAACTCAAAACTTCCTCAAAGCGTTTGCGGCCAAACTGGGACATTTCTCTTCTCTTTGGCTCGTCTTCCATCAAATCTCGTATCGCCTCGGCAAACTTGCGCTCATCGCTGCCCGGCACATAGACGGCGGCCTCTTGAGCGGAATAGCGAGACTCCTGAAGGTCGAACGAGACGATCGGCAGACCGATCGCCATGTATTCGATAATCTTGTTCATGGTCGAGACGTTGTTGAGCGGGTTTGGAGGGTCGGGAGCCAGGCCAACGTCGGCGGTCGAGAAGTACTCGATCAGCTCCTCGTCGCTGATGCGGCCGGTGAACTTGACAAACTCGCCAAGGTTGAGTTCATCGGATAGCGCTTTCAGGTTCTCCAACTCATCGCCTTTGCCGATGAGCGCAAACCCCGCACGCTTGTAGCCTATATCGTGAACCAGAATCTTGATCGCCCGAATGAGATAGTCGACACCGTCCTGAGGCCCCATGACGCCCAAGTAGACGCCGAGGAAGTCGAACCCGCGCTTCAATTCGGGCTTAGGCGCGCACGGAACGAACGCGGCTTTGGACGGTCCGCTTCGAACGATGGCGATCCTCTCTAGGGGCGCCTTCCCCCTTTGGTTCGCCACGCGTCGATACGATTCATTGGTCGCGATCACACGGTCTGCCGTTCGATAGGTCATCTTTTCCAGCCATAGCAGCGCCTTATGGAGGAGGCCTTTCTTGCCGTACTTTGCCTCGTACACCTCGGGGCAGAGATCATGCTGATCAAAGACAAACTTTACGCCTCGAAACTTATACATTTTTGCAATCAGCCAGAAAGTGTCGGGCGGATTGCAGGTCTGGATCGCATCGAACTTGCGTTCGCGCCAAACGCGCTTGACCAGCCGTCGAGTCTGCTGCCAGCAGTAGTAGAACTCCTTGAAAAAGTCCAGTTTCGTGAGCGTTACAGGCGGAGGCGGATAGCGATAGAGGTGGATGCCCTCCAGAAGTTCGTACTCATGGTTGACATTGGGCGGCAACGGCGAAATGACCGAAACGGTGTAGCCCGCATCGCGCAGTGCGAGCGATTCTTGCCAGACGCGGCGGTCATGAGGGAGCGGCAGATTCTGAACCAGGATGAGGAGGCTGCCTTTACCAGTAGAGTCCGACATACTCTCCCCGAATCTTCTCTCCGTTCAAGGAGCGCGCCAAATCCAAAACAATCTGATCGGGACGGATGGCATCGGCCATGCTGTCTAACTTGCCGTCGCTATGCCCGATAATCAGCACCTCGGCATCTTCGATCACCGGCGCCGGGTCGTTATAGAGGATAGTCGCCAGGTGCGGAAGCTCGGCATCGATAAATGCTTTATTGGCGCCGTAAAGCGACGCATAGTGCACGTTTGCGTCGTAAATCTTTAACTGATAGCCCTTGCCATAAAGCTTCTCGGCCAGTTCGACCAAGGGGCTTTCGCGCAGATCGTCCGTGCCGGGCTTGAACGAAAGGCCGAACAGGCCGATGCGCCGCTTGTTCATGTTCTGCACCGTCTTAAACACGCGCTCGACCTGTACCTTGTTGCTTTGCAGCATGGCCGTCATCATGGGCGTTTCCACGTCTCTTGATAAGGCGCGGTATGTCAGCGCGCGCACATCTTTGGGAAGGCACGAGCCGCCAAAGGCAAAGCCGGGCAGAAGATACTTAGAAGAGATGTTCAACTTCTCGTCCATGCAGAAGACGCGCATCACCTCGTGGCTGTCGATGCCCTCGGCTTTGCAGATCATGCCGATCTCGTTGGCAAAGGTGATCTTAAGCGCGTGGTAGGCGTTGCACGAGTACTTGATCATCTCGGCTGTGCGTATGTCCACAATTTCGACTGCGGCGTCCACGCCGTTGTAAAGTTCGGCGATGCGCGCGCCGTCCTCGCGGCGGCTCGCACCGATTACGGTAAACGGCGGCTGATAGAAGTCGGCGATCGCGGTGCCTTCTCGCAAAAACTCTGGATTGACGGCCAGGCCAAAATCGACGCCCGCCTTCTTGCCGGAGGACGATTCCAAGGCAGGAAGCGCCACGTTGTGCGCTGTACCGGGCAAGATTGTGCTGCGGATGACGACTAGATGGTAATCCGACTTGTCCCTCAGCGCTGTGCCGATCTCCTCGCAAACGCGCTTGATGTAATCGGTCTTCAGATCGCCGTTCTCGCGGCTCGGCGTACCCACGCAGATCAAGGAGAGGTCGGTTTCTCTAACGGCGGTCGCCACGTCGCCCGTGGTGGTCAATCGCCCCGATTCGACGCCTTCTTGAAGGTATCGCTCTAAATCGGCTTCGACGATGGGAGACTTTCCGCTCGAAATCAGCTCGGTCTTGCGCGGATCGGGATCGACGCCCACCACGGTATGACCGCCCTTGGCAAAACAGGCGGCCGACACCGCCCCAACGTATCCTAGCCCGAAAACGCTAACGCGCATAAATCCTCCAGCGACCTTGAAACCGCCCGATTCCATTATTGGCCGGCGGGCGCAGAAACTCTCCCAACCTTTGTTCGGGATTATA is a genomic window containing:
- a CDS encoding WecB/TagA/CpsF family glycosyltransferase translates to MTCPADLPAADILGVLVRRVSFEETIVLCQQAIEEDDKLQITTCNLDFLQKARANRDYQELLNRTLNVADGVPLIWASKLLKQPLPGRVNGTDILERLCQMAADKGWRVYLLGAMPDVNQAARDRLTERYPGLQIYGHGPQIELTDDEANRAIATEVAKAKPDILFVALGAPRQDFWIDRYQALTGAKVAMGCGGALDIVSGLYKRAPLWMQRNGLEWLYRLTQQPGYLWKRYLSQAVFFFRVLLQSLSLRRRSRDTH
- a CDS encoding glycosyltransferase family 4 protein; its protein translation is MSDSTGKGSLLILVQNLPLPHDRRVWQESLALRDAGYTVSVISPLPPNVNHEYELLEGIHLYRYPPPPVTLTKLDFFKEFYYCWQQTRRLVKRVWRERKFDAIQTCNPPDTFWLIAKMYKFRGVKFVFDQHDLCPEVYEAKYGKKGLLHKALLWLEKMTYRTADRVIATNESYRRVANQRGKAPLERIAIVRSGPSKAAFVPCAPKPELKRGFDFLGVYLGVMGPQDGVDYLIRAIKILVHDIGYKRAGFALIGKGDELENLKALSDELNLGEFVKFTGRISDEELIEYFSTADVGLAPDPPNPLNNVSTMNKIIEYMAIGLPIVSFDLQESRYSAQEAAVYVPGSDERKFAEAIRDLMEDEPKRREMSQFGRKRFEEVLSWEHNWPNLVRLYDDLLGHGSAQGK
- a CDS encoding glucose-1-phosphate thymidylyltransferase, with amino-acid sequence MKALILSGGKGTRLRPITHSMAKQLVPVANKPTLFYGLEAMRDAGVREVGIIVGDTADEIKRAVDDGSQWGLCVTYIHQPQPLGLAHAVLTAEPYLQGSPFVMYLGDNIVKHGVTEFVQEFERARPNALILLAKVPNPQDFGVAELSGDQVVRLIEKPAQPKSDLALVGVYLFDSTIFQAARAISPSARGELEITDAIQWLIDNGKQVNAKQVTGWWKDTGSLEALLEANRLTLEDAEPLNEGQVVNSQLSGRVIVERGAQITDCVIRGPVCIGADSVLQGAFVGPFTAIGRRCRLINAEIEFSIVLDDSHLENLSARIENSLIGQGVQVKGGSRPSRTLQLMLGDHSAITFP
- the rpsO gene encoding 30S ribosomal protein S15 translates to MPLSLEQKESIISEYKTHESDTGSPDVQIALMSARIAYLTEHLKAHKQDHHSRRGLLQLVGQRKRLLNYLAKRDIQRYRQLVERLGIRSRL
- a CDS encoding alpha/beta fold hydrolase — protein: MHRPLLSFVIVWSLFLTGCAQPSGHKFAATELFAYDRELALKPDVKEAESTAGYKSYLVTYRSARDNRVPGYLVLPNGKEGEKLPCIILMHGLGGNKTMFKAMWPMLTAQGYALFAIDAANHGDRKGPDTEAIFGVNAYYSRDALAQTVVDLRRAVDYLESRPDIDPNRIGYIGASMGGILGAIFAGVEPRVKAPVLLVAGGNYKVLMEKSVLSPLRAIEGQNDRVAQALKAMDAVDPVHYVGMISPRPVLFINGDADDVVPPDSNRALHEAAREPKEIVWYKGGHIPPPTMLVKVTEWLNKHVKGSQ
- a CDS encoding DUF1929 domain-containing protein, coding for MNRGAFVALLGICTAFAAAQETNFVHGSVEMPTSTYEPTRPHVRWRQDHNLGSWLNNALLREPGYPWDGPSQLAPPEWMNRDVFGIHATLLPRPMTDVDGSVLPRGTVILWGRGQFFVSNPGPEEKFVNWCSYMLWNPAEHPNPALRERFKYGRVRFRTDPLPNGDKTDRLHQGNLFCSGHTLLEDGRLFVAGGHYPNTSLRAGSTRFEGIKAAYIFDLQGLNWNTDPFGWSGILGDPGVTGYVGMAEPRWYPTCLTLPDGRVLIVGGVIFDSSGYTQTYEVFDPYHGPDGLLTAYSLKSLKDCPDTFSDRMRRLGNFYPRLHTVTYPDLFGNLTGSIVYTGPDVPTHRMDPYKVEEGFDCVRGTHDKRVYRFYGSSVLLPRVDKLNPQNAVEQSLPTVVTLGGSAQATCSTWATAEILEYHHDRLKYYRVPEMDQARQHINAVLLPNSEMFVFGGQKKSNDFNCKYEVSDIALTSLSLTPDPVFGWYRSKWEPRRSMDSQDRDANLTVDGARTYHSSGLLLPDGSVLMTGTNLTSRPIMNNTYPAIYKPPYFYKPDNTLRSANERPRILSINPSEELDYGQIVSMSAALPSADWQIQSVSLMRPGSATHAWDNEQRMIRLKYEAEHLGNGRYSLQVTAPFDPLIAPPGWYMVFLTAYAPDAGGMVVPSVAGWIQVKRQTGDLMTLSIDGAIEGASYEVEVASCEGSAAPRRYTANATAVAGGRAEIALKPTIDEPRFEVRVKALNGLLTGSAEAVRRHASVRLSLRPGSAAEWVLRWNLNDPATDLNRDGKVSDDDLALAMAAFQSSSD
- a CDS encoding UDP-glucose/GDP-mannose dehydrogenase family protein, with protein sequence MRVSVFGLGYVGAVSAACFAKGGHTVVGVDPDPRKTELISSGKSPIVEADLERYLQEGVESGRLTTTGDVATAVRETDLSLICVGTPSRENGDLKTDYIKRVCEEIGTALRDKSDYHLVVIRSTILPGTAHNVALPALESSSGKKAGVDFGLAVNPEFLREGTAIADFYQPPFTVIGASRREDGARIAELYNGVDAAVEIVDIRTAEMIKYSCNAYHALKITFANEIGMICKAEGIDSHEVMRVFCMDEKLNISSKYLLPGFAFGGSCLPKDVRALTYRALSRDVETPMMTAMLQSNKVQVERVFKTVQNMNKRRIGLFGLSFKPGTDDLRESPLVELAEKLYGKGYQLKIYDANVHYASLYGANKAFIDAELPHLATILYNDPAPVIEDAEVLIIGHSDGKLDSMADAIRPDQIVLDLARSLNGEKIRGEYVGLYW
- a CDS encoding cytochrome c; this translates as MTIWRWPWRRSNLRPIRLIAVACVWSFGFASTIAPTYLADVRPILAKNCSPCHAPGSVAPFALRTYEDAFRWRTEIAAYAARRAMPPINAEGGPFDGVAGLRLTDHEIKALQDWALSGAPKGEGDDRPIPTLTAERWTVGHPDIVLKAGVGETVGATGEEAVRTYRLPFGREIYIRSVDVLPSAPKSAHHLQLFWRKGADQGFVGAWTSGFGPMALGAGVAVRAPRGSELVARVQYLRTGREEDAEIAIGLVADQNRPIASPKTLFLGSGSRLIADSCVLVMALPVDGKAGQPYRLSARHLSGQTETLVSLMEWNPKWTETFHFQRPRYLAKGSVVASSSPVHLLTFDLESWYRLRELH